GAGCATAACGAAGAGGTGCTACAAAATCGCCTTGGCTATACCCCCGAGCAAATTGCAGCGCTGTATCGCGAGGGGATTCTTGTTAGAGAGTCGAAGGTGCAGGAGCTACGGAAAGCGGGGAAATTGTAATTTTGTTTTGGTGGTTCATTTGTCGTCGAGGCGCGACATGTCGCGCCTCGACTTGTTCTCTACTGCCTTTTTTTATTTACCGTCCCTTCCACACTGGCTCGCGTTTCTCAGCAAACGACCGTGGGCCTTCGGCGTAGTCTTCGGTTTGCGTGAGGGTGGAGAACAAGATGTTCTCGTAACGGAGCGCGTCTTCGAGGACGCGGCCGAGGCTGCGTAACATTGACTCCTTTGCTGAACGTACGCCGAGTGGTCCGTTTTTGATAATGGTTGAGGCATAGCGTTCGGCAGTGGGCATAAGATCAGCGGGAGAGACGACTTCACTGACGAGCCCAATACGTAACGCTTCGCG
The genomic region above belongs to Deltaproteobacteria bacterium and contains:
- a CDS encoding enoyl-CoA hydratase/isomerase family protein, encoding MPSPGGLELSLACDIRIASENAKFGCSEVKRGFHHCDGGTVRLPLIVGLGNALKMQLTGEQIDAREALRIGLVSEVVSPADLMPTAERYASTIIKNGPLGVRSAKESMLRSLGRVLEDALRYENILFSTLTQTEDYAEGPRSFAEKREPVWKGR